TGGCACACAATACTAATTTAGATAACGATCAAATTCTTGATATTTTTGCTGAATTTGAAGCAGAACTGGAAAAAGGAGAATATATCAAATATCGAGAAGTTTTGAAAAAAGTAGTTCAGAAATTTGGTGGAAGATTTGGTTTTGAGCCAACTGCTGACGACCTAAATTCACTTGCCAATTCGATTCAGTATTGGCTGCCTTTCCCCGATACAGTTGAGGCACTTAGAACTTTAAAGCAAAAGTTTAAGCTGATAATTATCTCAAATGTAGATGACGATCTCTTTGCTTTCTCGGCAAAGCACTTGGAGGTGGAATTTGACGAGATAATCACAGCAGAACAGGCAAAAAGCTACAAACCCTCCTTCAACAACTTCAGACTGGCTATTGAGAGAATTGATTTGCCGTTAGAGCAGATATTACACGTTGCCGCTAGTGTATATCATGATATCGTGACAGCCAAATCTCTGGGATTATCAACAGTCTGGGTAAATCGTCGAGCAGAGCAAGGGGTTAGTGCGAACTTGCCAGCAGTCACTCAACCTGATTTAGAAATGCCTGATTTGAAGACTCTCGCGGCTTTAAGTTCACAGTAATTTGCTGATTTGAATTTAACCACGAGAGCAACAAAAAGGAGATCGTATTTAGATAGAGAGATGCCAAAGAAAGAATTTGTTGTTAAAAAACTAAACAGGGATTGCAACATAGATTGATTCTGTCTTACTCTAGAAAAAATACTACGTCAGTTTAATTTTCTTAAACTTTGAAAACCACAGCATATAACTGGTTTTCCTTTCCTGTGCGCCCTGCCGATAACCTTGTTCAATAAAACACTTTGATAGCCTAAAACGATGAAAGCATCTGCTAATTTTGACTTTGAAGACGAGAAATTCAATGCACCGCCTTCTCAAGTCCTTCCCTGGTGTCAGATGATTAATCCTCGGTATGGCACAGATGGTATACAATCTCACGGTTTGGCGATTAAGCTGGATAATGCCAATGCTGTCGGCTTTGTGCCAGATGATAATTGGCAGCAAGTTGAGCATGAATTTAGCTCTGGAGTAGAAACAGTCTTTATTAGCGCTACTCCACGCTTGGTTATAGTGCGTCGGGGGCCATTGTCTGTTAAAGACCGGGAAAGTGGTCTAAAACTGGGTACGCTCAAAGATAATTATGATGCTTTTTTAGCCGACAAACTTAAATTTAAAACCTTTACTCGCTATCTAATTTTTATAGTGGGTGAGAATAAAAAGTTTTTACATGAATCACCACTACAACTAACTCTCAATGGTGCAGCCGGAGCCAGTTTCAGCAAAACCTACTGCGAATATCAACAAGGCAGAGTAGTAAGTGGATTCGTTGCTGAACTAGAAAAAGCTTACGCTATCTACCGCAAGCAACCTTTGACATCGAAAGGGCCTTTGTTCCACGCTCATGGGATTTTTTGTCCCATCATTGAGTGTGAAGAAAGAGGAATTGAACCAAATACAGTTTTGGTAGCTTCAACTGTGGACTATAAACATCCCACTGTAGGGACTTTAACGCAATATTTAATTGCTTCCGATGCTCTTGAGTCTGCAATGATTTGTAAGACTTTTGAAGAACATAAAGATTTTGGCAAGGAACCTGTCAAATCAGAAACGCCCAAATTGGCAATGGCAGGAGTTTCCAACTCTTACGTTTATGCTGATGAAGATGATTTTGCTTATCCGCCGTATTAAGTAGAGTGAGGAGTGAGGAGTGATGAGTTTTGAATTAATAACTCCTAACTCCTAACTCCTAACTCCTAACTTCTAACTTCTAACTTTATTCTTTGAGCAGCAAATAATATAATGAACCATTACCGCCTGTGACACCAGCGCGATCGCCCGCTAGTTTACCAGACCCCATAAAATAATCCACCCGGCCTGGCCCTTTGATAGCACTTCCTGTATCCTGGTCAAGCACAAAGCGGCTGACAGTACGCCTCTCTAGTTTGCCACCACTGGCAGGATAGGGAAATGAGTTGTAAATCAGGGCTAACGCTCCCGGTGGCATGAGAGATTTATCTGTAGCAATGGAACGTTCCGCTGTTACTGGCACATGAATACTACCAGTAGCAGGTCTACCGCTTGTTTCTTGGAAGAAAATAAATCGTTCCCAGCGGGGCAGATAATTGTTCAACTCCTGGGGCTTTTGTCGGAAATAACTAATTAGACGTGGCATTGTTAATCCTTCCAGGGGAAGTTTGCCATCTTTGGCTAGTTCTTTGCCGATACTAGTCCAAGGGTAATCAGTTCCACCGGCATAGCCAATTGATGTTTTCTTGCCATTAGTTAATTTAATTTGGGCAGAACCTTGGATATGTACCATGTATGCGTCTAAGCGATCGCGAAACCAAAGCAGTTCTAAACCGCGTAACTTGCTCTTATTCCCTTGTAAACCATCCTTTCCTTCCAAATCAATTCGTTTTGGATGGGGTTTCGGCCATTGGCTGAAATCAGGTGGTAGCCGATAAAGGGGATACTTATATGTTGCAGTCCTGACACGGCTAGCGGTGTAAACAGGTTCGTAGTAAGCAGTGAACTTAACAGTACCCTTGCCATCATTGCCCACGGACTGGTAAAAGACAAACTCACGGCGGACAGCGGCTTGTAATTGCGCTGGTGACTTAGAACTGACAACCAGTTGGCGGAAACGTAGTAAACTCCGGCGGACGCGATCAAGAGTGATTTCCTTGATAGGATAATTTTGATATGCTGCGATCGCTTCTTTCTTTGCTAAGTAAACCAAACTGTTATCAATGGAAGCCAACAGCGCTTTGCGATCGCCTATTTTACCTCTTTGACTCCAAATTTGCTCATCCCAACCCAAGCAAGTCGGCCGGACTGTACAATCGCTTCCGATGGTGATTGGTTTTAGCGGTGGCGTGATCTCAGGAGTGATCGGTATTGGTATAGGTGGAAGATCGGGAGTAGTCGGTAGTGGCAGCGGCAGTAAGTTAGGAACCTGAGCAACAGCCGACCAGAGAGGGTTTACGAGGGCAATTCCTAGACTCAAGGAAAGCAAAGTAAGGGTTTTTCTCATCATTTAGTTGAATCTTTCAACACTGGAACTAAAAATCGGTTCTACCCGGATTGCCACAATCCGAGAAGGGCGTACTACCATATATTCCCCTTGAATATTTTTGATCGGCACGCTAATAAAGTCATTAGAAGCAGATTTTGGCACAAGTTCGCCGCTATACCATTTCTGAAACTCTTGAATAGTAGGAAAACGTACTTCTTCTCGGTGGCCGCTTTCCAGTAGGATGTATACGGCATATTCATTTGCAGTTCTAGCCATAAAGTTGAATCATTTAAAAAACATTCAACCCATTGTTAACCACGTAACCCCCGAATGAAAAGGGTAAGCATACGGGAGCAGAGGATTTGGAGGGCATCCTTGATGGGTTAAGGTCATAAACAATTTGTCAATAAGTAATAGTGCTTAAAATTTGGCCAAGGTATATTCAAGAAGCAGATGCAGCTAAACGCCGAATTGTGTAGATAAAGCTGAGATGGATTTAATTTTTCAAGCTGAAAATCTGACAGTGAACTTTTCAGCCTCCAAAAAGTACAATCTAGATGCACGAAAGCTTCTTGCTATTGTTAGGTGTTATGGTAATGAACTCAAAGAAACATAGTCTTAGACAAAAGTTCCCCTGGCAGTTTTAGCTTGCTACCTGACGTTGATGTTCTCGATCCAAAAATGCACTCGGCTGAAATTTGGCGATCTTCTCGTCAAGAATAAAAGATTTGATATATTCAATAATCATCGTTTTGAGAGAGAACAGACCTGATTTGGCATCAATCCACGATCGCGCTTGCAGTAGTTCCAAGTTTTCCAAGAGTTCTTGGGATGAAACAGAGGATGGCATCTTTGTTCGTAGCTGTGAAAAAGAAATGGGTTGACGATTGATTGCCATGCATTGAATCGTTGCTTTAGCTGCATCCGAGAGGCGTTCAAATTCTTGGTCTAAACTGTTAAGAATTGTACCAAAAACTGTAACTTTTTGTTTTAAAAATTCAGTGATGCTGCCATCAAATAACTGTTGAATCGTTGTCGCAATGCAGTTTAGCACATAGGGATTCCCTGCATAGGATTCGATTAATCGATTCCAGTTCTCTGGTGTTCCTCTAAAGATTCCTTTTGTTTTGAAAAGTTCTTGTATGTCTGTAACCTGTAATCCTTGGAGACAGAACACTCGCACAGGTCGTGTCTTTCCTTCAAGCGAGGCAATCTCATGGAATTGGACACGACTTGTCAAGATTAAACAACTTTGATGGGTAACTTCTCCCACTTTCCTAAACAACTCGCAGTACTCCCCGATGGTTGTGTTCTGAAGCCAGATACAGTCTCGACAGGCGATCTTTGGGGCGGCACATTCTTGGATAACTCTGTCAGCACCGTCTAAAACCAGTAAACAACGATGACGTTGCAAATAATGAATCAACTGTGAAATTTTGTGATTGAATGGTTTTGGCAAATCGGTTTCTTTTCCATTGGATAGGACTGCAATCAGGTCTGTTAGGAGATCGTTAACTGGAAGATTAGGGAGGAGCGATCGCCAAATCACGAACTCAAAACGATCCTGAAGTTGTTGAGCTAGTTTCACGGATACCCAGGTTTTGCCGATCCCACTCATGCCCAATATCGTAATCAGACGACAGGGTATTGGCTCATTTGTAGGAGATTCAGCTACAATCCAGTGTTTCAGGGTTGCCACTTCTTCCGTGCGTCCGCAAAAAAGGGATACATCTGGTGCTTCTCCCCAATCAATTTGATTTTGAATTTTTGTGTAGTTTTGCTGTAGGTTGATATCCTGATTGGAAAACTGATAGTCATGAGGTTCTAGTTGTAGGTTGAATGCTTGAAAACAGTACTTTAGAGTTTGCCGATCTACCCCTATTTCACAGGCAAATACCTTTGTCACTGTATCGGAGTCTAACCCCATGCGAAAGCCTAAGACTTCACGACTATAATGTTTATCGAAATTGTCATAATGTTCTGATTTAGATTTTGCATCTTGGAGTTTCTGCAATCCTTGGGGCGTTAGGATTACACCACGTCTACGGCTCCTGTGTTGTGATTTCATTGGGAACCTCAGAGGTTATAAATGTTTTTTTATGGTTTGGCATGACCGTCTGTAGCACATCTTTAAGATGTAGCAGCAAACAGAAGATAACTGGCACAATTCAGCAGTAAATAACTTAAGCTGCGAAAGCTACAAAGCTATCTACAGCTCAATCAAACCTTGATTGTAAAAGCTGAACTCATTTAAAAGATTTGTTAAATAATTATCCTAGGGAACACAGATGCGATGCACTATTGCAAATCTAAATCAGGTAAAAGTTAAAAGAAAAGATTGAATGAAGCCAATTTATCCAGCTAAATTTATGTTACTTGCTTTCTTCTTGCACCGACATTAAGTAATTTTACGGTTGGTTATTAAAACCGCGATCGCGAATTGCTGAGTTTTATAGTAGTTGCAAGGTTCTGGCTGCTTGAAACCAGAGTGAAATATTGTCAAATTCCCAGACGCGATCGCCTTTCTCTTCAGTTCTATAGAGCGATCGCTGATATCGAAACTTAACTGCTGCGATTGATATTGAAGCGTTTCGACAGAACACAGAAAATATTTTAGCTGTTGTGAAGGCGATCAAAATTTGGGGAGGGGCGGTTAAAAAATTCTTATATCTGCAACCCCTATCCACAAATTCCCTGGAAAGTGATCGCTATTCTTATGTTCGCTATAACTTCAATTATATTTTTTTGACAAACTAATATTAAGTTTTGTAACTATCGATGCTGAAATTAAGATAGTTTTGCCGAACTTAAGGAAGAAGAGAGAGTGGGGAATTAAGTTTGGCAGTGGCTGAAATAATTCTTGTGTCTAGCTTAGGAAAATCAAATTTAAGAAGTCTTTAAGTTTGTTCTTAAGTTCGTCAACTTCGGTTGAGTTAAATGGGGAAAAAGGACAGACTCAATCTATAAACGTTTTTTGGGTATCAACGAATAATTCAATCAACAGGATAGCAAGTTGTCTTGAAGTTATATCACTCAATTGAGATCGGGTTACGTCCAAGGGTTCTAGTTTTAAGATGAGTGAACTCGAATGAGCGGCATAGCTAGAGAAACTTTAATTTTTCCGCAGGATGAAATACTTGTTGTCCAATAAATTGGAAAGATATCCAACGTTTTAGGGCAGAGGAAATTGGCTGTTATGCATAAGCAATAACCGCTGACTGAACACTAGTTTACTAAATAACCAATCAAAAACACAAATTCTCAGGAGAAACTCAAATGTCTTATATCTATGGTACTGCTGGAAACGATGTATTGTATGGTGGCTATGAGGCTGACAACCTTTATGGTTCTAGTGGCGATGATGTCCTCTATGGTGGAGACGGCAACGACCGCCTTGACGGCTATGGAATCAGTGGCGTAGAATACGACACTCTGGTTGGCGGTTCTGGTTCTGATACTTTCGTTCTTGGCGGTTCTTGGGGTGTTTCTTACCAAGATTTTGGTTACGCTACCATTACTGACTGGAACCCCTATGCTGATTACATTGCAACTATTGGGAACTCTAGTCAATACTCTCTCGGTTATTCAAATTGGAGTGGCAGTTCGTTGCTTCTAGACACAGAAATTTACTATGGCAGTGAGTTGATTGCTATCGTTCAAGACACCACCAATGTCAGTCTATCCAGAGACTTCACCTTTACCTAGTCAGCACTTTGTTCGTCAAGATTGCATTCGCGCTTAAAAGTTTGCGATTGCGCGCAGCACCCGTAAGTAATACGATGATCGCATTCCTGGAGATGAGCAAAGTTGTTAGCAACACAAGCTAGTTTGCCACAGCGCTTAAAAGGGTCTCTTGACATCTGGGCTGAGGCTTTAACTTGACACCAATGACATCTTGTCCGCCCCACAAGATATTGAGAAAATTTTCATCTGCAAATTAGATGTGTTTTAGCTTACACCTTGGCGTAAATCCCACTACCACGTTTAACGGCAAGCAAGCTTCTGCCACAAGGTACGCAAAATTAGTACTGTGTGACAGAAGCGACTAAGCATCATAGATGCCAGACGCAGTTACATTAATGTTACAAGGATGTTTAGCAACCCCAACTATACGGGGTTTACTCACATCCGTGGGTTTCAAACTCTCAATTATTCTTAGATTTTGTTTGTGTATTCAAGCCAGTTTGTCTTCTCCCTACAGCCCTTTGAGTACGTCCCGTTGAATGAAGGGGAGACGCTAGGTGCTATGTAGCAATCTGTGGTACTGACACCTTCACAAGCACTTTTTTGCTAAAAGACAGACCGTTTTCATTTTTGTCAATGATAATCGTGTCTCCAGAGATAAAAGTATTTTCCAATAATTTGGTGGCGAGGGGGTTTTCTACTTCTCGCTGAATTGCCCGTTTGAGTGGACGCGCACCGTAAACTGGGTCATAGCCTGATTCGACAAGGTGATCGCAGGCAGATTGGGATATCTCAAAGAAGATTTTTTGCTCGCGGAGGAGATTTTCTACCCGTTTGAGTTGGATGCGGATGATCTGCCGCATTTCCGTGCGGCTGAGGGTATGGAAGAGAATAATATCATCAACGCGGTTGAGAAATTCGGGGCGGAAATGCGATCGCAAACCTTCCATTACCCGCTTCCGCATCGTTTCATACTGGGAATCATCACCAGATATATCCAAAATATGTTCGCTACCAATGTTACTGGTCATCACAATAACGCTGTTACGAAAATCTACCGTTCTTCCCTGAGAATCAGTAATTCTCCCATCATCCAACACCTGCAATAAAATATTGAACACATCGGGGTGCGCTTTTTCCACTTCATCCAACAGCACCACTGAGTAAGGACGGCGACGAATTGCCTCGGAAAGTTGACCGCCTTCTTCATAGCCTACATATCCTGGAGGCGCTCCCACTAACCGAGAAACTGAGTGTTTTTCCATATACTCAGACATATCTAAGCGCACCAATGCATCATCAGAATCAAAGAGAAACTGAGCTAAAGCACGGGCGAGTTCGGTTTTGCCCACACCTGTAGGACCCATGAACAAAAATGAACCAATGGGACGAGAGGGGTCTTTCATTCCCGCACGGGCGCGGCGAATTGCGGCAGCTACTGCTTCGACAGCC
This portion of the Nostoc sp. GT001 genome encodes:
- a CDS encoding haloacid dehalogenase type II; translated protein: MIELNQYKALTFDCYGTLIDWENGILGVLKPLLLAHNTNLDNDQILDIFAEFEAELEKGEYIKYREVLKKVVQKFGGRFGFEPTADDLNSLANSIQYWLPFPDTVEALRTLKQKFKLIIISNVDDDLFAFSAKHLEVEFDEIITAEQAKSYKPSFNNFRLAIERIDLPLEQILHVAASVYHDIVTAKSLGLSTVWVNRRAEQGVSANLPAVTQPDLEMPDLKTLAALSSQ
- a CDS encoding ATP-binding protein; this encodes MKSQHRSRRRGVILTPQGLQKLQDAKSKSEHYDNFDKHYSREVLGFRMGLDSDTVTKVFACEIGVDRQTLKYCFQAFNLQLEPHDYQFSNQDINLQQNYTKIQNQIDWGEAPDVSLFCGRTEEVATLKHWIVAESPTNEPIPCRLITILGMSGIGKTWVSVKLAQQLQDRFEFVIWRSLLPNLPVNDLLTDLIAVLSNGKETDLPKPFNHKISQLIHYLQRHRCLLVLDGADRVIQECAAPKIACRDCIWLQNTTIGEYCELFRKVGEVTHQSCLILTSRVQFHEIASLEGKTRPVRVFCLQGLQVTDIQELFKTKGIFRGTPENWNRLIESYAGNPYVLNCIATTIQQLFDGSITEFLKQKVTVFGTILNSLDQEFERLSDAAKATIQCMAINRQPISFSQLRTKMPSSVSSQELLENLELLQARSWIDAKSGLFSLKTMIIEYIKSFILDEKIAKFQPSAFLDREHQRQVAS
- a CDS encoding DUF5895 domain-containing protein, with the translated sequence MKASANFDFEDEKFNAPPSQVLPWCQMINPRYGTDGIQSHGLAIKLDNANAVGFVPDDNWQQVEHEFSSGVETVFISATPRLVIVRRGPLSVKDRESGLKLGTLKDNYDAFLADKLKFKTFTRYLIFIVGENKKFLHESPLQLTLNGAAGASFSKTYCEYQQGRVVSGFVAELEKAYAIYRKQPLTSKGPLFHAHGIFCPIIECEERGIEPNTVLVASTVDYKHPTVGTLTQYLIASDALESAMICKTFEEHKDFGKEPVKSETPKLAMAGVSNSYVYADEDDFAYPPY
- a CDS encoding murein transglycosylase A; its protein translation is MRKTLTLLSLSLGIALVNPLWSAVAQVPNLLPLPLPTTPDLPPIPIPITPEITPPLKPITIGSDCTVRPTCLGWDEQIWSQRGKIGDRKALLASIDNSLVYLAKKEAIAAYQNYPIKEITLDRVRRSLLRFRQLVVSSKSPAQLQAAVRREFVFYQSVGNDGKGTVKFTAYYEPVYTASRVRTATYKYPLYRLPPDFSQWPKPHPKRIDLEGKDGLQGNKSKLRGLELLWFRDRLDAYMVHIQGSAQIKLTNGKKTSIGYAGGTDYPWTSIGKELAKDGKLPLEGLTMPRLISYFRQKPQELNNYLPRWERFIFFQETSGRPATGSIHVPVTAERSIATDKSLMPPGALALIYNSFPYPASGGKLERRTVSRFVLDQDTGSAIKGPGRVDYFMGSGKLAGDRAGVTGGNGSLYYLLLKE